Proteins from a single region of Nomia melanderi isolate GNS246 chromosome 11, iyNomMela1, whole genome shotgun sequence:
- the LOC116434896 gene encoding F-box only protein 21 isoform X2 — MSNYTINSLPSEIIVRILEDKQLGFSDVINLSFTCKNLHKIIDNDNELWKRKFFQRWPILEEIYRTNKPKGCIVNWKEEIEISLNIRKKLLYQLSLMSSKHYRQGELPNSAFKVFDPLFRVEDGAHPFAYYFLVDELISLIKAPALTNNLTHRYYALKVVEYLKQNHLKKEWQKFISLPPSEQTLEKGATIVAQWGQPERHVTYSYILSLLDTIAEQTKALLKERYPAHSIFSTSPEQFAFWKNNIIDDNQWSVPETKQITDALCKVLFYKFGFYGSNEMYYSSENSFLDRVLEHTRGIPITLAIVFESVARRLGVRCEPVIFPSHFLLRWKETYGPDSENVENFYIDVFNDGEFITKDNCPRISGVSKCPIEKYNVHRPATAVEVVRRMASNLEIGVRQQTHMNWRISRLRSTLELRHMVQPNDPDPILKLGSLYVEQNIDLTELTDMLRTLQMDSKSSDCWQARVIFYELERRQNELLPVEEVAPKKRGPDVLYAIGMIMKHKIHQFLCVITGWDPISTATSSTIVMAIRELKKGEKQPFYEVLADDGSYQYIAQENLVVAVEPEWINNRLIGKYFYKFNGMYYLPNEEKAKEYPEDEEARNRYLQKLFNKGYLRTETCT; from the exons ATGTCAAATTACACAATAAACTCGTTACCTAGTGAAATAATCGTGCGCATTTTAGAGGACAAACAACTCGGCTTCTCCGATGTGATTAATCTCAGTTTTACGTGCAAAAACTTGCATAAAATCATTGACAACGACAATGAACTGTGGAAGAGGAAGTTTTTTCAAAG aTGGCCAATTCTGGAAGAAATATATAGGACTAATAAACCAAAAGGTTGTATTGTAAATTGGAAGGAAGAAATTGAGATTAGTTTAAACatcagaaaaaaattattatatcagtTATCCTTAATGTCTAGTAAACACTATAGGCAGGGTGAGTTACCAAATTCTGCATTTAAAGTGTTTGATCCTCTCTTTCGTGTAGAGGATGGTGCTCACCCCTTTGCTTATTATTTTCTTGTGGATGAACTGATCAGCTTAATTAAAGCCCCTGCACT AACCAACAATTTAACACATAGATATTATGCTCTCAAAGTAGTTGAATACTTGAAGCAGAACCATTTAAAGAAAGAATGGCAGAAGTTTATATCTCTACCACCAAGTGAACAAACTTTAGAAAAGGGTGCAACCATTGTAGCACAGTGGGGCCAACCAGAGAGGCATGTGACATACTCCTATATATTATCTCTGTTAGATACTATTGCAGAGCAAACCAAAGCACTACTCAAAGAGCGTTATCCAGCTCATTCCATATTCTCAACATCACCAGAACAATTCGCGTTTTGGAAAAATAACATTATCGATGATAATCAATGGAGCGTTCCAGAGACAAAACAAATAACAGATGCACTATGCAAAGTATTATTCTACAAGTTTGGATTTTATGGTAGTAATGAAATGTATTATTCctcagaaaattcatttctagATCGT gtTTTGGAACACACGCGTGGTATTCCTATAACTCTAGCGATAGTATTCGAAAGCGTTGCTCGAAGACTCGGTGTACGTTGCGAACCAGTCATTTTTCCATCCCATTTCTTACTGCGATGGAAGGAAACATA TGGACCTGACTCTGAAAATGTGGAAAATTTTTATATCGACGTCTTCAATGACGGTGAATTTATAACCAAGGATAATTGTCCCCGTATTAGTGGCGTTTCAAAATGTCCGATAGAAAAGTATAATGTCCATAGGCCAGCGACAGCCGTGGAA GTAGTAAGAAGAATGGCGAGCAACTTAGAGATAGGTGTGAGGCAACAAACACATATGAATTGGAGAATCTCAAGATTACGTTCTACACTTGAACTTCGGCACATGGTGCAACCTAATGATCCCGATCCAATTTTAAAGCTGGGTTCCTTATACGTCGAACAAAATATAGATTTAACAGAACTCACGGATATGTTAAGAACTCTGCAGATG GACTCGAAATCATCAGACTGCTGGCAAGCAAGGGTAATTTTTTATGAACTTGAAAGAAGACAAAACGAGTTGTTACCAGTG gAGGAAGTAGCACCGAAAAAGAGAGGGCCGGATGTTTTGTATGCGATAGGAATGATTATGAAGCATAAAATTCATCAGTTTTTATGCGTGATAACAGGGTGGGATCCAATCTCCACAGCAACATCGTCCACAATTGTAATGGCTATACGTGAATTAAAAAAAGGTGAAAAGCAACCATTTTACGAAGTACTCGCAGATGATGGATCGTATCAGTATATAGCCCAAG aaaatttGGTCGTGGCTGTGGAACCGGAATGGATTAATAATCGTCTTATCGGTAAATACTTCTATAAATTCAATGGTATGTATTATTTACCAAACGAGGAAAAAGCGAAAGAATATCCAGAAGATGAGGAAGCTCGTAATAGATACTTGCAAAAACTTTTTAACAAAGGCTATTTACGAACTGAGACGTGcacatag
- the LOC116434896 gene encoding F-box only protein 21 isoform X3 encodes MKCNNTTWPILEEIYRTNKPKGCIVNWKEEIEISLNIRKKLLYQLSLMSSKHYRQGELPNSAFKVFDPLFRVEDGAHPFAYYFLVDELISLIKAPALTNNLTHRYYALKVVEYLKQNHLKKEWQKFISLPPSEQTLEKGATIVAQWGQPERHVTYSYILSLLDTIAEQTKALLKERYPAHSIFSTSPEQFAFWKNNIIDDNQWSVPETKQITDALCKVLFYKFGFYGSNEMYYSSENSFLDRVLEHTRGIPITLAIVFESVARRLGVRCEPVIFPSHFLLRWKETYGPDSENVENFYIDVFNDGEFITKDNCPRISGVSKCPIEKYNVHRPATAVEVVRRMASNLEIGVRQQTHMNWRISRLRSTLELRHMVQPNDPDPILKLGSLYVEQNIDLTELTDMLRTLQMDSKSSDCWQARVIFYELERRQNELLPVVEEVAPKKRGPDVLYAIGMIMKHKIHQFLCVITGWDPISTATSSTIVMAIRELKKGEKQPFYEVLADDGSYQYIAQENLVVAVEPEWINNRLIGKYFYKFNGMYYLPNEEKAKEYPEDEEARNRYLQKLFNKGYLRTETCT; translated from the exons ATGAAATGCAATAACACGAC aTGGCCAATTCTGGAAGAAATATATAGGACTAATAAACCAAAAGGTTGTATTGTAAATTGGAAGGAAGAAATTGAGATTAGTTTAAACatcagaaaaaaattattatatcagtTATCCTTAATGTCTAGTAAACACTATAGGCAGGGTGAGTTACCAAATTCTGCATTTAAAGTGTTTGATCCTCTCTTTCGTGTAGAGGATGGTGCTCACCCCTTTGCTTATTATTTTCTTGTGGATGAACTGATCAGCTTAATTAAAGCCCCTGCACT AACCAACAATTTAACACATAGATATTATGCTCTCAAAGTAGTTGAATACTTGAAGCAGAACCATTTAAAGAAAGAATGGCAGAAGTTTATATCTCTACCACCAAGTGAACAAACTTTAGAAAAGGGTGCAACCATTGTAGCACAGTGGGGCCAACCAGAGAGGCATGTGACATACTCCTATATATTATCTCTGTTAGATACTATTGCAGAGCAAACCAAAGCACTACTCAAAGAGCGTTATCCAGCTCATTCCATATTCTCAACATCACCAGAACAATTCGCGTTTTGGAAAAATAACATTATCGATGATAATCAATGGAGCGTTCCAGAGACAAAACAAATAACAGATGCACTATGCAAAGTATTATTCTACAAGTTTGGATTTTATGGTAGTAATGAAATGTATTATTCctcagaaaattcatttctagATCGT gtTTTGGAACACACGCGTGGTATTCCTATAACTCTAGCGATAGTATTCGAAAGCGTTGCTCGAAGACTCGGTGTACGTTGCGAACCAGTCATTTTTCCATCCCATTTCTTACTGCGATGGAAGGAAACATA TGGACCTGACTCTGAAAATGTGGAAAATTTTTATATCGACGTCTTCAATGACGGTGAATTTATAACCAAGGATAATTGTCCCCGTATTAGTGGCGTTTCAAAATGTCCGATAGAAAAGTATAATGTCCATAGGCCAGCGACAGCCGTGGAA GTAGTAAGAAGAATGGCGAGCAACTTAGAGATAGGTGTGAGGCAACAAACACATATGAATTGGAGAATCTCAAGATTACGTTCTACACTTGAACTTCGGCACATGGTGCAACCTAATGATCCCGATCCAATTTTAAAGCTGGGTTCCTTATACGTCGAACAAAATATAGATTTAACAGAACTCACGGATATGTTAAGAACTCTGCAGATG GACTCGAAATCATCAGACTGCTGGCAAGCAAGGGTAATTTTTTATGAACTTGAAAGAAGACAAAACGAGTTGTTACCAGTGGTA gAGGAAGTAGCACCGAAAAAGAGAGGGCCGGATGTTTTGTATGCGATAGGAATGATTATGAAGCATAAAATTCATCAGTTTTTATGCGTGATAACAGGGTGGGATCCAATCTCCACAGCAACATCGTCCACAATTGTAATGGCTATACGTGAATTAAAAAAAGGTGAAAAGCAACCATTTTACGAAGTACTCGCAGATGATGGATCGTATCAGTATATAGCCCAAG aaaatttGGTCGTGGCTGTGGAACCGGAATGGATTAATAATCGTCTTATCGGTAAATACTTCTATAAATTCAATGGTATGTATTATTTACCAAACGAGGAAAAAGCGAAAGAATATCCAGAAGATGAGGAAGCTCGTAATAGATACTTGCAAAAACTTTTTAACAAAGGCTATTTACGAACTGAGACGTGcacatag
- the LOC116434896 gene encoding F-box only protein 21 isoform X4 — MSSKHYRQGELPNSAFKVFDPLFRVEDGAHPFAYYFLVDELISLIKAPALTNNLTHRYYALKVVEYLKQNHLKKEWQKFISLPPSEQTLEKGATIVAQWGQPERHVTYSYILSLLDTIAEQTKALLKERYPAHSIFSTSPEQFAFWKNNIIDDNQWSVPETKQITDALCKVLFYKFGFYGSNEMYYSSENSFLDRVLEHTRGIPITLAIVFESVARRLGVRCEPVIFPSHFLLRWKETYGPDSENVENFYIDVFNDGEFITKDNCPRISGVSKCPIEKYNVHRPATAVEVVRRMASNLEIGVRQQTHMNWRISRLRSTLELRHMVQPNDPDPILKLGSLYVEQNIDLTELTDMLRTLQMDSKSSDCWQARVIFYELERRQNELLPVVEEVAPKKRGPDVLYAIGMIMKHKIHQFLCVITGWDPISTATSSTIVMAIRELKKGEKQPFYEVLADDGSYQYIAQENLVVAVEPEWINNRLIGKYFYKFNGMYYLPNEEKAKEYPEDEEARNRYLQKLFNKGYLRTETCT; from the exons ATGTCTAGTAAACACTATAGGCAGGGTGAGTTACCAAATTCTGCATTTAAAGTGTTTGATCCTCTCTTTCGTGTAGAGGATGGTGCTCACCCCTTTGCTTATTATTTTCTTGTGGATGAACTGATCAGCTTAATTAAAGCCCCTGCACT AACCAACAATTTAACACATAGATATTATGCTCTCAAAGTAGTTGAATACTTGAAGCAGAACCATTTAAAGAAAGAATGGCAGAAGTTTATATCTCTACCACCAAGTGAACAAACTTTAGAAAAGGGTGCAACCATTGTAGCACAGTGGGGCCAACCAGAGAGGCATGTGACATACTCCTATATATTATCTCTGTTAGATACTATTGCAGAGCAAACCAAAGCACTACTCAAAGAGCGTTATCCAGCTCATTCCATATTCTCAACATCACCAGAACAATTCGCGTTTTGGAAAAATAACATTATCGATGATAATCAATGGAGCGTTCCAGAGACAAAACAAATAACAGATGCACTATGCAAAGTATTATTCTACAAGTTTGGATTTTATGGTAGTAATGAAATGTATTATTCctcagaaaattcatttctagATCGT gtTTTGGAACACACGCGTGGTATTCCTATAACTCTAGCGATAGTATTCGAAAGCGTTGCTCGAAGACTCGGTGTACGTTGCGAACCAGTCATTTTTCCATCCCATTTCTTACTGCGATGGAAGGAAACATA TGGACCTGACTCTGAAAATGTGGAAAATTTTTATATCGACGTCTTCAATGACGGTGAATTTATAACCAAGGATAATTGTCCCCGTATTAGTGGCGTTTCAAAATGTCCGATAGAAAAGTATAATGTCCATAGGCCAGCGACAGCCGTGGAA GTAGTAAGAAGAATGGCGAGCAACTTAGAGATAGGTGTGAGGCAACAAACACATATGAATTGGAGAATCTCAAGATTACGTTCTACACTTGAACTTCGGCACATGGTGCAACCTAATGATCCCGATCCAATTTTAAAGCTGGGTTCCTTATACGTCGAACAAAATATAGATTTAACAGAACTCACGGATATGTTAAGAACTCTGCAGATG GACTCGAAATCATCAGACTGCTGGCAAGCAAGGGTAATTTTTTATGAACTTGAAAGAAGACAAAACGAGTTGTTACCAGTGGTA gAGGAAGTAGCACCGAAAAAGAGAGGGCCGGATGTTTTGTATGCGATAGGAATGATTATGAAGCATAAAATTCATCAGTTTTTATGCGTGATAACAGGGTGGGATCCAATCTCCACAGCAACATCGTCCACAATTGTAATGGCTATACGTGAATTAAAAAAAGGTGAAAAGCAACCATTTTACGAAGTACTCGCAGATGATGGATCGTATCAGTATATAGCCCAAG aaaatttGGTCGTGGCTGTGGAACCGGAATGGATTAATAATCGTCTTATCGGTAAATACTTCTATAAATTCAATGGTATGTATTATTTACCAAACGAGGAAAAAGCGAAAGAATATCCAGAAGATGAGGAAGCTCGTAATAGATACTTGCAAAAACTTTTTAACAAAGGCTATTTACGAACTGAGACGTGcacatag
- the LOC116434896 gene encoding F-box only protein 21 isoform X1: MSNYTINSLPSEIIVRILEDKQLGFSDVINLSFTCKNLHKIIDNDNELWKRKFFQRWPILEEIYRTNKPKGCIVNWKEEIEISLNIRKKLLYQLSLMSSKHYRQGELPNSAFKVFDPLFRVEDGAHPFAYYFLVDELISLIKAPALTNNLTHRYYALKVVEYLKQNHLKKEWQKFISLPPSEQTLEKGATIVAQWGQPERHVTYSYILSLLDTIAEQTKALLKERYPAHSIFSTSPEQFAFWKNNIIDDNQWSVPETKQITDALCKVLFYKFGFYGSNEMYYSSENSFLDRVLEHTRGIPITLAIVFESVARRLGVRCEPVIFPSHFLLRWKETYGPDSENVENFYIDVFNDGEFITKDNCPRISGVSKCPIEKYNVHRPATAVEVVRRMASNLEIGVRQQTHMNWRISRLRSTLELRHMVQPNDPDPILKLGSLYVEQNIDLTELTDMLRTLQMDSKSSDCWQARVIFYELERRQNELLPVVEEVAPKKRGPDVLYAIGMIMKHKIHQFLCVITGWDPISTATSSTIVMAIRELKKGEKQPFYEVLADDGSYQYIAQENLVVAVEPEWINNRLIGKYFYKFNGMYYLPNEEKAKEYPEDEEARNRYLQKLFNKGYLRTETCT; the protein is encoded by the exons ATGTCAAATTACACAATAAACTCGTTACCTAGTGAAATAATCGTGCGCATTTTAGAGGACAAACAACTCGGCTTCTCCGATGTGATTAATCTCAGTTTTACGTGCAAAAACTTGCATAAAATCATTGACAACGACAATGAACTGTGGAAGAGGAAGTTTTTTCAAAG aTGGCCAATTCTGGAAGAAATATATAGGACTAATAAACCAAAAGGTTGTATTGTAAATTGGAAGGAAGAAATTGAGATTAGTTTAAACatcagaaaaaaattattatatcagtTATCCTTAATGTCTAGTAAACACTATAGGCAGGGTGAGTTACCAAATTCTGCATTTAAAGTGTTTGATCCTCTCTTTCGTGTAGAGGATGGTGCTCACCCCTTTGCTTATTATTTTCTTGTGGATGAACTGATCAGCTTAATTAAAGCCCCTGCACT AACCAACAATTTAACACATAGATATTATGCTCTCAAAGTAGTTGAATACTTGAAGCAGAACCATTTAAAGAAAGAATGGCAGAAGTTTATATCTCTACCACCAAGTGAACAAACTTTAGAAAAGGGTGCAACCATTGTAGCACAGTGGGGCCAACCAGAGAGGCATGTGACATACTCCTATATATTATCTCTGTTAGATACTATTGCAGAGCAAACCAAAGCACTACTCAAAGAGCGTTATCCAGCTCATTCCATATTCTCAACATCACCAGAACAATTCGCGTTTTGGAAAAATAACATTATCGATGATAATCAATGGAGCGTTCCAGAGACAAAACAAATAACAGATGCACTATGCAAAGTATTATTCTACAAGTTTGGATTTTATGGTAGTAATGAAATGTATTATTCctcagaaaattcatttctagATCGT gtTTTGGAACACACGCGTGGTATTCCTATAACTCTAGCGATAGTATTCGAAAGCGTTGCTCGAAGACTCGGTGTACGTTGCGAACCAGTCATTTTTCCATCCCATTTCTTACTGCGATGGAAGGAAACATA TGGACCTGACTCTGAAAATGTGGAAAATTTTTATATCGACGTCTTCAATGACGGTGAATTTATAACCAAGGATAATTGTCCCCGTATTAGTGGCGTTTCAAAATGTCCGATAGAAAAGTATAATGTCCATAGGCCAGCGACAGCCGTGGAA GTAGTAAGAAGAATGGCGAGCAACTTAGAGATAGGTGTGAGGCAACAAACACATATGAATTGGAGAATCTCAAGATTACGTTCTACACTTGAACTTCGGCACATGGTGCAACCTAATGATCCCGATCCAATTTTAAAGCTGGGTTCCTTATACGTCGAACAAAATATAGATTTAACAGAACTCACGGATATGTTAAGAACTCTGCAGATG GACTCGAAATCATCAGACTGCTGGCAAGCAAGGGTAATTTTTTATGAACTTGAAAGAAGACAAAACGAGTTGTTACCAGTGGTA gAGGAAGTAGCACCGAAAAAGAGAGGGCCGGATGTTTTGTATGCGATAGGAATGATTATGAAGCATAAAATTCATCAGTTTTTATGCGTGATAACAGGGTGGGATCCAATCTCCACAGCAACATCGTCCACAATTGTAATGGCTATACGTGAATTAAAAAAAGGTGAAAAGCAACCATTTTACGAAGTACTCGCAGATGATGGATCGTATCAGTATATAGCCCAAG aaaatttGGTCGTGGCTGTGGAACCGGAATGGATTAATAATCGTCTTATCGGTAAATACTTCTATAAATTCAATGGTATGTATTATTTACCAAACGAGGAAAAAGCGAAAGAATATCCAGAAGATGAGGAAGCTCGTAATAGATACTTGCAAAAACTTTTTAACAAAGGCTATTTACGAACTGAGACGTGcacatag